A part of Microbacterium terregens genomic DNA contains:
- a CDS encoding MFS transporter produces the protein MTTTHTASPLSPSATPVRRVAWASMVGTSLESFDFYVFAYFSAYFIGPLFFEPLGPFGAQLLAFSTVAVAFIVRPIGAVLFGYMGDRLGRRTTLLWTVGIMGVATGLIGLLPTYAQAGWLGAILLVILRIAQGLSLGGEWGGSILLATEHSGPLKRAFYAAIPQLGSPVGSILSATLFIVMTLVLPAEELAAWGWRIPFLIAFPLLLVSLYLRWSIDETPVFREVVAEKRRERVPFVTMFTAKPAAVAIAIGAALLGIGSYSLMNTYTINYGVAELGFSFQDLLVATTVGGLLQLITIPLFGAWATRIGSARVVAWGALGTLLITFPMYFLLQFATFPILVATMIVGGILPTMSWAALGGLMNDLFPDRFRYSALSISYAIAATVSGFVPAVTLAIGEGTGFAWWHPGVVLAPMAVITLVAAIAASRRRPEPELATEPESATALV, from the coding sequence GTGACAACCACACATACCGCCTCGCCCCTGTCCCCGTCAGCCACCCCTGTGCGGCGCGTCGCGTGGGCATCCATGGTCGGAACCTCTCTCGAGTCGTTCGACTTCTACGTCTTCGCCTACTTCTCGGCGTACTTCATCGGCCCGCTGTTCTTCGAGCCCCTCGGCCCGTTCGGCGCACAGCTGCTGGCCTTCTCGACCGTCGCCGTGGCGTTCATCGTCCGCCCCATCGGCGCCGTCCTCTTCGGCTATATGGGCGATCGGCTCGGTCGTCGCACCACGTTGCTGTGGACCGTCGGCATCATGGGCGTCGCCACCGGCCTCATCGGGCTGTTGCCCACGTACGCGCAGGCGGGATGGCTCGGCGCCATCCTGCTGGTCATCCTCCGGATCGCACAGGGACTCTCGCTGGGCGGCGAGTGGGGTGGATCGATCCTGCTCGCCACCGAACACTCCGGACCGCTCAAGCGCGCGTTCTACGCCGCCATCCCGCAGCTCGGGTCTCCGGTCGGTTCCATTCTCTCGGCCACGCTGTTCATCGTGATGACCCTCGTGCTGCCCGCCGAGGAGCTGGCCGCGTGGGGATGGCGCATCCCGTTCCTGATCGCCTTCCCGCTGCTGCTGGTCTCGCTCTATCTGCGCTGGTCGATCGACGAGACGCCGGTCTTCCGCGAGGTCGTCGCCGAGAAGCGCAGGGAGCGCGTCCCCTTCGTGACGATGTTCACCGCGAAGCCCGCTGCGGTGGCGATCGCGATCGGCGCCGCTCTGCTGGGCATCGGCTCGTATTCGCTGATGAACACCTACACGATCAACTACGGCGTCGCCGAGCTGGGATTCAGCTTCCAGGATCTGCTGGTCGCGACGACGGTCGGCGGTCTGCTCCAGCTCATCACCATCCCGCTGTTCGGTGCGTGGGCGACGCGGATCGGTTCGGCCCGCGTCGTCGCGTGGGGGGCGCTGGGCACGTTGCTGATCACGTTCCCGATGTACTTCCTGCTGCAGTTCGCGACGTTCCCGATCCTCGTGGCCACGATGATCGTGGGCGGAATCCTTCCGACGATGTCGTGGGCCGCGCTCGGCGGCCTCATGAACGACCTCTTCCCCGATCGGTTCCGGTACTCGGCGCTGTCGATCTCGTACGCGATCGCGGCGACGGTCAGTGGCTTCGTACCGGCGGTGACTCTTGCGATCGGCGAAGGGACGGGCTTCGCCTGGTGGCACCCTGGTGTCGTGCTGGCGCCCATGGCCGTGATCACGCTGGTCGCCGCCATCGCCGCGTCGCGCCGTCGCCCGGAGCCCGAGCTTGCGACCGAACCGGAGTCCGCGACAGCGCTCGTGTAG